A part of Prolixibacteraceae bacterium genomic DNA contains:
- a CDS encoding co-chaperone GroES: MAELKGKILAGKILVEPQEAVTQTAGGLYIPDSAKEKPQQGKVRMVGAAKKDEPMEIEVGDVVSYGKYAGTELNIDGFDYLLLSQTDVLYIS, encoded by the coding sequence ATGGCAGAACTTAAAGGTAAAATCTTGGCAGGAAAGATTCTTGTGGAGCCACAAGAAGCAGTTACACAGACAGCAGGTGGATTGTATATTCCTGATTCAGCGAAAGAGAAACCACAACAAGGAAAAGTTAGAATGGTTGGTGCTGCAAAAAAGGATGAACCGATGGAGATAGAGGTAGGAGATGTTGTTTCATATGGTAAATATGCTGGAACTGAATTAAACATCGACGGATTCGATTATCTATTGTTATCTCAAACTGATGTTCTTTACATTAGCTAA
- the groL gene encoding chaperonin GroEL (60 kDa chaperone family; promotes refolding of misfolded polypeptides especially under stressful conditions; forms two stacked rings of heptamers to form a barrel-shaped 14mer; ends can be capped by GroES; misfolded proteins enter the barrel where they are refolded when GroES binds) yields the protein MMAKEIKFDIEARDLLKQGVDQLANAVKVTLGPKGRNVIIDRKFGAPHVTKDGVTVAREVELEDSFANMGAQLLKEVASKTADDAGDGTTTATVLAQSIINVGLKNVTAGANPMDLKRGIDKAVKAVVKNIESQAQNVGDDYNKIEQVASISANNDNTIGQLIANAMEKVQKEGVITVEEAKGTDTYVDVVEGMQFDRGYISPYFITNTEKMNAELENPFILIHDKKIANMKDLVPILEASHQAGRPLLIIAEDIEGEALATLVVNRLRAGLKVCAVKAPGFGDRRKEMLEDLAVLTGGTVVSDEKGMKLDQVNLQMLGQAEKVTVDKENTTVVNGAGAKEAIEGRVAQIRAQMEVSTSDYDKEKLQERLAKLAGGVAVLYVGAASEVEMKEKKDRVDDALSATRAAVEEGIVPGGGVAYIRSISSLDSIEGENEDEQTGIEIIRKAIESPLRTMVSNAGLEGAVIVQKIQEGENDFGYNARTGQYENLLAAGVIDPAKVTRVALENAASIAGMFLTTECVLVEEKTEDPMPAGAPGMGGMPGMM from the coding sequence ATTATGGCTAAGGAAATTAAATTCGATATAGAAGCACGCGATCTACTAAAACAAGGTGTAGATCAATTAGCAAATGCAGTTAAAGTTACTTTAGGACCTAAAGGTCGTAACGTAATTATTGATCGTAAATTCGGTGCACCACACGTAACTAAAGATGGTGTTACTGTTGCTAGAGAAGTGGAGCTAGAAGATTCATTTGCAAACATGGGAGCACAGCTTCTTAAGGAGGTAGCATCAAAAACTGCAGATGATGCGGGTGATGGTACTACTACTGCAACTGTATTAGCTCAATCTATCATCAATGTAGGATTGAAAAACGTTACAGCTGGAGCTAACCCAATGGACCTTAAAAGAGGTATTGATAAGGCAGTAAAAGCGGTAGTTAAAAATATCGAGTCTCAAGCACAAAATGTTGGAGATGACTATAATAAAATCGAGCAAGTAGCTAGTATCTCAGCAAACAATGATAACACTATCGGACAACTTATTGCAAATGCAATGGAGAAAGTTCAAAAAGAGGGTGTGATTACTGTTGAAGAGGCAAAGGGTACGGACACTTATGTTGATGTTGTAGAAGGAATGCAATTCGACCGTGGTTATATATCTCCATACTTCATTACGAATACAGAGAAGATGAATGCGGAATTGGAAAATCCTTTTATCTTAATCCACGACAAGAAGATTGCGAACATGAAAGATCTTGTTCCAATTCTTGAGGCTTCTCACCAAGCAGGACGTCCACTTTTGATTATCGCTGAAGATATCGAAGGAGAGGCACTTGCAACATTGGTTGTAAACCGTCTACGTGCAGGATTGAAAGTTTGTGCTGTGAAAGCTCCAGGTTTCGGTGATCGCCGTAAGGAGATGCTTGAAGATCTTGCTGTACTTACAGGAGGAACGGTAGTAAGCGACGAAAAAGGAATGAAGCTAGATCAGGTGAACCTACAGATGCTAGGACAAGCTGAGAAAGTAACTGTTGATAAAGAGAATACAACTGTTGTTAACGGTGCTGGTGCAAAAGAAGCGATTGAAGGTCGTGTGGCACAAATCCGTGCACAAATGGAAGTGTCTACTTCAGATTACGACAAAGAGAAGTTACAAGAACGTCTTGCTAAATTAGCAGGTGGTGTGGCTGTTCTTTATGTTGGAGCGGCTTCTGAGGTTGAGATGAAAGAGAAGAAAGACCGTGTGGATGATGCACTTTCTGCTACACGTGCTGCTGTAGAAGAAGGAATCGTTCCTGGTGGTGGTGTTGCTTACATTCGTTCTATATCGTCTCTTGACAGTATCGAAGGCGAAAATGAAGATGAGCAGACTGGTATCGAGATTATTCGTAAGGCCATTGAGTCTCCTCTACGCACAATGGTATCAAACGCAGGTCTTGAAGGCGCTGTGATCGTTCAAAAGATCCAAGAAGGAGAGAATGATTTCGGTTACAACGCTCGTACTGGACAGTATGAAAACCTTCTTGCCGCTGGTGTTATTGATCCAGCTAAAGTAACTCGTGTTGCTCTTGAGAACGCTGCATCTATCGCAGGAATGTTCTTGACAACGGAGTGTGTACTTGTTGAAGAGAAAACAGAAGATCCAATGCCAGCTGGTGCCCCAGGAATGGGTGGTATGCCAGGAATGATGTAA
- a CDS encoding lipid-A-disaccharide synthase N-terminal domain-containing protein, translating to MIHQDQWYVFAIGLLGNILFSSRLLIQWFLSEKSGKSESPLLFWQISLLASFTFLIYGILRKDLAIVMGQLMVYFIYIRNIQLHNKWKVLPHAIRILCIISPFLVILYVSWFKQGLFSNIISNDSIPLQLLLWGSLGQFIFVFRFFYQWIVSEEEGKSVLPLGFWVISLCGSLIIISYAIFRHDFNLLLGQISGAFVYSRNIIIHLKGKGLFQK from the coding sequence ATGATACACCAAGATCAGTGGTATGTGTTTGCCATTGGTCTCTTAGGAAATATACTTTTTTCCTCAAGGCTACTAATACAGTGGTTTTTATCCGAAAAAAGTGGGAAATCAGAATCTCCTCTATTATTTTGGCAGATAAGTCTTTTGGCCTCATTCACCTTTCTTATTTATGGGATATTACGTAAAGACCTAGCTATTGTAATGGGTCAACTAATGGTCTACTTTATTTATATTAGAAATATACAACTACATAATAAATGGAAGGTGCTTCCACATGCAATAAGGATTCTTTGTATAATCTCTCCATTCCTAGTAATTCTGTATGTCTCGTGGTTTAAACAAGGCCTATTCAGCAATATAATCTCTAATGATAGCATCCCACTACAACTACTTCTTTGGGGGTCATTAGGTCAATTTATTTTTGTCTTCCGTTTCTTCTATCAATGGATTGTATCCGAAGAGGAAGGCAAATCGGTACTTCCTCTTGGTTTTTGGGTTATTAGCCTTTGTGGATCTTTGATTATTATATCCTATGCTATTTTTCGACATGACTTTAATCTGCTTCTAGGACAAATCTCGGGTGCATTCGTATATAGCCGAAATATTATTATCCACTTAAAAGGTAAAGGGCTATTCCAAAAGTAA
- a CDS encoding glycosyltransferase gives MNTFSPEVAYLTVIIPVYNEEESLPRVFNEVTQFINYPDKRVEILFVNDGSTDNSQEIIKEICTQSSPFHFIELQNNSGLSAALKAGIDFCSSPFIGYIDADLQTSPMEFMELMRYCESYEMVTGIRQNRKDSSTKVISSRVANTMRKWITNDGVSDTGCPLKILQRQTAKRIPFFKGMHRFLAALVLLQKGRVKEVPVTHYERIEGEAKYHFWNRLLGPFTDLIAFAWIKRRYINYKIKSSDLTLVKN, from the coding sequence ATGAATACTTTTTCCCCCGAAGTAGCATACTTAACAGTTATTATCCCTGTATACAATGAAGAGGAGAGCCTCCCACGGGTTTTTAATGAAGTAACACAGTTCATTAATTACCCTGATAAAAGAGTGGAAATATTATTTGTTAATGATGGATCCACTGATAACAGCCAAGAGATTATTAAGGAGATATGTACCCAATCTTCTCCATTCCACTTTATTGAGCTACAGAATAACAGTGGTTTAAGTGCAGCCCTAAAAGCAGGTATTGACTTCTGCAGCAGTCCATTTATTGGTTATATAGATGCAGATCTACAAACTTCTCCAATGGAGTTTATGGAGCTGATGAGATACTGTGAATCATACGAAATGGTTACTGGTATTAGGCAAAATAGGAAAGATTCGTCAACCAAAGTAATCTCGTCAAGAGTGGCCAATACCATGAGAAAGTGGATCACTAATGACGGAGTATCTGACACAGGTTGTCCTTTAAAAATTCTTCAGAGACAAACAGCAAAGAGAATCCCATTCTTTAAAGGAATGCATCGGTTTTTAGCAGCACTTGTACTCTTACAAAAGGGTCGGGTGAAGGAAGTTCCTGTAACGCATTACGAAAGAATTGAGGGAGAAGCAAAGTATCATTTCTGGAATCGATTACTTGGACCTTTCACTGATCTAATAGCTTTTGCTTGGATCAAGAGAAGGTATATCAACTATAAAATTAAATCGAGTGACTTAACTCTAGTTAAAAACTAG